Proteins encoded by one window of Panicum virgatum strain AP13 chromosome 7N, P.virgatum_v5, whole genome shotgun sequence:
- the LOC120683651 gene encoding defensin Tk-AMP-D1.1-like, with amino-acid sequence MESSRKFLPAVVLLLLIVAAKDMAAVQARECEKDSAKFVGLCMNVDNCANVCRGEGFASARCSTFRRRCVCIKPC; translated from the exons ATGGAGTCGTCACGCAAGTTCTTACCTGCCGTTGTCCTCCTGCTTCTCATCGTCGCAGCCAAAG ATATGGCGGCCGTCCAGGCGAGGGAGTGCGAGAAGGATAGTGCCAAATTCGTTGGGCTTTGCATGAATGTAGACAACTGCGCCAATGTGTGCCGTGGTGAAGGGTTCGCCTCTGCCAGGTGCAGCACATTCCGCCGTCGCTGCGTCTGCATTAAGCCGTGCTAG